Proteins from a single region of Pseudomonadota bacterium:
- a CDS encoding precorrin-8X methylmutase: MSLPETGDYLRDPDAIYRESRRIIESEANLARLDDDTRPLAVRLIHACGMTDLVGDLALSPGAVARGRQALEAGAAILCDVEMVARGVIASRLPAGNAVVCRLNDPAVPDLAKTRATTRSAAAVDLWDGHLDNAVVAIGNAPTALFRLLEKIEDGDARPALVIGMPVGFVGAAESKLALAESGLPFITVHGRRGGSALAAAAVNALMGGIP; the protein is encoded by the coding sequence ATGTCGCTGCCTGAAACCGGGGACTATCTGCGCGACCCCGACGCGATCTATCGGGAGTCACGGCGTATCATAGAAAGCGAAGCCAACCTCGCACGGCTCGACGACGACACCCGTCCGCTCGCGGTGCGGTTGATCCACGCCTGCGGCATGACTGATCTGGTCGGCGATCTCGCGTTGTCGCCTGGCGCCGTCGCCCGTGGCCGCCAAGCGCTCGAAGCCGGCGCGGCCATCCTTTGCGACGTCGAGATGGTCGCGCGCGGCGTCATCGCCAGTCGTCTGCCGGCAGGTAACGCGGTGGTTTGCCGTTTGAACGATCCGGCCGTGCCAGATCTGGCAAAGACGCGGGCGACGACCCGTTCCGCGGCGGCCGTCGACTTGTGGGACGGGCATCTCGACAACGCGGTTGTCGCCATCGGCAACGCGCCGACCGCGTTGTTCCGACTGTTGGAGAAGATCGAGGACGGTGATGCCCGACCGGCGCTGGTCATCGGCATGCCCGTCGGGTTCGTCGGCGCGGCGGAATCGAAGCTGGCGCTTGCCGAAAGCGGTCTGCCCTTCATCACTGTGCATGGCCGGCGCGGCGGCAGCGCCCTTGCCGCCGCCGCCGTCAACGCGCTGATGGGTGGAATCCCATGA
- a CDS encoding cobalamin biosynthesis protein CbiG, which produces MALFDAYMMVDWSAAAVPRTGKDSVWVCLAARSAGGLRLVALENPPTRAAARDSIAGLFIGCRDAGQKVIAGFDFPFGYPKGFARTLGLEGPAWRAAWDEVDRLIEDADDNTNNRFDVGAGLNRRLGRPGPFWGCPAGQARATLTTRRPEAYGRGRLAERRIGERYITGPQPVWKLAYTGSVGSQVLMGLPVVKALRRDRRFKARIWPFETGLKSLTTGDLRDLDVVLAEIYPSLVAPRSNSDAVKDALQVQAMVGYLKALDDAGELGALFAGADDLSAAERRAIETEEAWILGVSEPGTKAGRIAVDVDALFRGGGHVAA; this is translated from the coding sequence ATGGCGCTGTTCGACGCCTACATGATGGTCGACTGGAGCGCGGCGGCGGTGCCGCGCACGGGCAAGGATTCGGTCTGGGTCTGCCTGGCCGCGCGTTCTGCCGGTGGCCTGCGATTGGTGGCTCTGGAGAACCCGCCAACACGAGCGGCAGCGCGTGACAGCATCGCCGGACTCTTTATCGGCTGCCGCGACGCCGGCCAAAAGGTCATCGCCGGTTTCGACTTCCCCTTCGGCTACCCCAAGGGTTTCGCCCGGACACTCGGTCTTGAGGGGCCGGCCTGGCGCGCCGCATGGGACGAGGTCGACCGGCTGATCGAGGACGCCGACGACAACACCAACAACCGTTTTGATGTTGGCGCCGGGCTTAACCGAAGGCTGGGCCGGCCCGGTCCGTTCTGGGGCTGTCCGGCCGGTCAGGCCCGCGCGACGCTCACGACGCGGCGGCCCGAGGCCTATGGTCGCGGACGGCTTGCGGAGCGGCGCATCGGCGAACGTTACATCACCGGTCCACAGCCGGTCTGGAAGCTCGCCTATACCGGCTCGGTCGGAAGCCAGGTTCTCATGGGTCTGCCGGTGGTCAAGGCGCTGCGCCGCGATCGCCGGTTCAAGGCGCGCATCTGGCCGTTCGAGACGGGTCTTAAGTCTCTGACCACGGGTGACTTGCGCGACTTGGACGTCGTGCTGGCGGAGATCTACCCGTCACTTGTCGCGCCCCGTTCAAACAGCGATGCGGTTAAGGACGCACTGCAGGTTCAGGCCATGGTGGGCTATCTGAAAGCGCTCGACGATGCCGGAGAGCTCGGCGCTCTCTTCGCCGGCGCGGACGATTTGAGCGCCGCCGAACGCCGGGCGATCGAGACCGAGGAGGCCTGGATCCTGGGCGTGAGCGAGCCGGGCACGAAGGCCGGCCGCATCGCCGTCGATGTCGATGCCCTGTTCCGTGGGGGCGGCCATGTCGCTGCCTGA